From a single Leptospira levettii genomic region:
- a CDS encoding 7TM diverse intracellular signaling domain-containing protein, whose protein sequence is MRFIFLIILSGTLFSCSRWEIQKSISDESFTPQKIDYAIQSGNETNQQKLRWTPIFKNTLSLGFQSEHIYLKIKATNLTSVNKLILDLGNPHLDFIRVYEEGNPEPIKEGGDFIAHSHWDAFSKSIAFELNWPAGETKTLILETKSSSNISYLIRFYSKETFYLKENLENTILGFFYGTIFIMVIYNLFIYFILKEKAYITYSVSIFCNLLLQMYLNGILNQIFTLDHPEIHNRIGSVIVTCSAITGWTFAQQTLNLRDFNPCSNRLIQTLKFIVLFYILIPYAYLPIEIAVRIGNFIAQLFVVSVLVVALVNYSTGNKQARLFLFGWSTLLFGILMYTLMQNGVLPVNVFTIYGNQIGSTLEAGILSLALANKINELKEEKANTQAEALVTLEEKVRERTKTLDESLNLIKKDLNVAKKIQKTLFSDIKTSDPRIHFHSYYQSMSEVGGDFYDLTQVKADYYRIFVADATGHGIQAALITMAIKAEYESLKMIYDHPDDLVFHMNQIFINKYSNIQTIFTCSVCDIDLKNKQLFYASAGHPDQIHQRIYDIKLLPRTGKIIGLMDHTQYRLIEHQIEEGDRIFLFTDGIFEQFNEEKELFGEDRLYEILKENLKLSLDHTMAKVLSELSLFTDGQAKQDDITFIGCEIQSLG, encoded by the coding sequence ATGCGATTCATCTTTTTGATCATTCTTTCGGGAACTTTGTTTTCCTGTTCCCGATGGGAGATCCAAAAGTCCATCAGTGACGAAAGTTTTACACCCCAAAAGATTGATTATGCGATCCAATCAGGAAACGAAACTAATCAACAAAAACTCCGGTGGACACCGATTTTCAAAAACACCTTAAGTTTAGGTTTCCAATCAGAACATATTTATCTCAAAATCAAAGCCACAAACTTAACATCTGTTAACAAACTAATATTAGATTTAGGAAACCCACATTTAGACTTTATCCGAGTGTATGAAGAAGGAAATCCAGAGCCCATTAAAGAAGGTGGTGATTTTATCGCTCATTCGCATTGGGATGCATTTTCTAAATCCATTGCTTTTGAACTGAATTGGCCTGCTGGCGAAACAAAAACTCTCATTTTAGAAACCAAATCATCATCAAATATCAGTTATCTCATCCGCTTTTATTCCAAAGAAACATTTTATCTAAAGGAAAATTTAGAAAATACAATCTTAGGTTTTTTTTACGGCACCATTTTTATCATGGTGATTTATAATTTATTCATCTATTTCATCTTAAAAGAAAAAGCATACATCACCTATTCGGTTTCTATTTTTTGTAATCTATTGTTACAAATGTATCTGAATGGAATATTAAATCAAATTTTCACTTTAGACCATCCGGAAATACACAATCGAATTGGTAGTGTCATTGTAACATGTTCTGCCATCACTGGTTGGACATTTGCCCAACAAACTTTAAACTTACGTGATTTTAATCCTTGTTCCAATCGCCTTATCCAAACTCTAAAATTCATTGTATTGTTTTATATTTTAATTCCATACGCTTATTTACCAATTGAGATCGCAGTTCGGATTGGAAATTTTATCGCACAATTATTCGTTGTATCTGTGTTAGTTGTAGCATTAGTCAACTACAGTACGGGAAACAAACAAGCTAGATTGTTTTTGTTTGGTTGGAGCACCTTACTCTTTGGAATATTAATGTATACGTTGATGCAAAACGGAGTACTTCCTGTCAATGTCTTCACTATTTATGGAAACCAAATTGGTTCCACATTAGAAGCTGGCATTTTGTCTCTTGCTCTCGCGAATAAAATCAATGAGCTCAAAGAAGAAAAGGCGAATACACAAGCCGAAGCACTTGTCACTTTAGAAGAAAAGGTGAGAGAACGAACGAAAACCTTGGACGAATCATTAAACCTCATCAAAAAGGATTTAAACGTCGCCAAAAAAATCCAAAAAACATTATTCTCTGATATCAAAACCAGTGATCCACGAATCCATTTCCATTCGTATTACCAATCTATGTCCGAAGTGGGTGGTGATTTTTATGACCTCACCCAAGTAAAAGCTGACTACTATCGAATCTTTGTTGCGGATGCAACGGGGCACGGAATCCAAGCAGCACTCATAACTATGGCAATCAAAGCTGAGTATGAATCACTCAAAATGATTTATGACCATCCTGATGATTTGGTTTTTCATATGAACCAAATTTTCATCAATAAATACAGCAATATCCAAACTATATTTACATGTTCAGTCTGCGACATCGACTTAAAGAACAAACAATTGTTTTATGCATCTGCAGGCCATCCTGACCAAATCCACCAAAGAATCTATGATATCAAACTTTTACCTAGAACAGGTAAAATCATTGGACTCATGGACCATACGCAATACAGACTCATTGAACACCAAATCGAAGAAGGTGACCGAATCTTTTTATTCACGGATGGAATCTTTGAACAATTCAATGAAGAAAAAGAACTATTCGGTGAAGATAGACTCTATGAAATATTAAAAGAAAACCTAAAACTAAGCTTAGACCATACGATGGCAAAAGTGTTAAGTGAACTCTCTTTGTTCACTGATGGACAAGCAAAACAAGACGACATTACATTTATCGGTTGCGAAATTCAAAGTCTAGGTTGA
- a CDS encoding gamma carbonic anhydrase family protein: MSYNQIPIFAKPFIHPNATAFGMVEFGTSVSIWPGAVVRADMNKIKLGDYVNIQDNSTLHTDSTSPISIGEWTLVGHNVMIHGCKIGRAVLVGIGSIVLDNAEIGDGSQIAAGCMIRGGKKIPPRSLVVPNGSDIKIFPGKAKPELTVAGCIEYAHLSVRFAQNIFVPFQKEEEVHFVSQAKEILTKLGI; encoded by the coding sequence ATGTCCTACAATCAAATTCCTATTTTTGCAAAACCATTCATCCATCCAAACGCCACAGCATTTGGGATGGTAGAATTTGGTACTTCTGTTTCGATTTGGCCTGGTGCTGTTGTTCGTGCTGACATGAACAAAATCAAACTTGGAGATTATGTAAACATCCAAGATAATTCCACTTTACATACTGATTCAACAAGTCCTATCTCTATCGGCGAATGGACATTAGTTGGTCATAATGTGATGATCCATGGATGCAAAATAGGAAGAGCTGTACTCGTTGGAATTGGATCCATCGTTTTGGATAATGCAGAAATTGGGGATGGATCTCAAATCGCAGCAGGGTGTATGATCCGTGGAGGGAAAAAAATTCCACCACGTTCACTTGTTGTACCCAATGGTTCCGATATTAAAATTTTCCCAGGAAAAGCAAAACCAGAATTAACAGTGGCAGGATGTATCGAGTATGCTCATCTTTCCGTACGTTTTGCACAAAATATTTTTGTTCCCTTTCAAAAAGAAGAAGAAGTACATTTTGTATCGCAAGCAAAAGAAATTTTGACAAAACTGGGAATCTAA
- a CDS encoding MFS transporter encodes MNSFLNKIKVLGIFSITQTVFQIGTVMIMAVSALAGQTISPSPESASLPVSFVILGTLIGLVPASRFMKRQGSKYGLLLGTIIGIFGAILAAYAIWEKSFILFSIAHLLFGLHQSFIQYLRFVAMESVPTHDRASALSWILIAGIPAAFLGPLAGLQGKELFPTSLFLGCYFILIVSLSLQFLLITFLPSPSKRFTTEHELEHQESEREKVRPFSYHVRNLGLWVSILSTSFGFGLMAMLMTAVPVAMKSHGHEMHSSTLVLQWHVLGMYIPSFFSGVLVRKMTAPYLILMGVFVMGLEVVSAIQGTEFLPFAIALILLGIGWNFMYVGGTNLLVEQYHPAEKNTIQAVNDTIVYSIAILSTYSAGYLEHKIGWLSLNLVSIPFLVFVSIVTIYYVITKRKVIPHGS; translated from the coding sequence ATGAATTCCTTTTTAAATAAAATCAAAGTCCTTGGTATCTTTTCCATTACCCAAACCGTATTCCAAATTGGGACAGTGATGATTATGGCGGTTTCTGCACTGGCTGGGCAAACCATTAGCCCTTCTCCGGAATCCGCCTCACTCCCCGTTTCCTTTGTGATCCTTGGAACTTTGATAGGTTTGGTCCCCGCATCAAGATTTATGAAAAGGCAAGGGAGTAAATATGGACTTCTCCTTGGTACAATCATTGGCATCTTTGGAGCCATACTTGCGGCCTATGCGATTTGGGAAAAAAGTTTTATTTTATTTTCCATAGCACACTTGTTATTCGGACTTCACCAATCATTTATCCAATACCTTCGTTTTGTTGCAATGGAATCTGTACCAACCCATGATAGGGCGAGTGCATTGTCATGGATTTTAATCGCAGGAATACCAGCAGCGTTTCTCGGCCCACTTGCTGGATTACAAGGGAAAGAACTCTTTCCCACATCCTTATTTTTGGGATGTTATTTCATCCTAATTGTTTCTCTTTCCCTACAATTTTTATTAATCACCTTCTTACCTTCACCTAGTAAACGTTTCACGACAGAACACGAATTGGAACACCAAGAAAGTGAAAGAGAAAAAGTAAGACCATTTTCCTATCATGTTAGAAATTTAGGACTATGGGTTTCGATTCTTTCAACTTCTTTTGGATTTGGACTGATGGCAATGCTTATGACAGCAGTTCCAGTTGCGATGAAATCACATGGTCATGAAATGCATTCATCCACACTGGTATTACAATGGCATGTTTTAGGAATGTACATCCCTTCCTTTTTCTCTGGAGTTTTAGTTCGTAAAATGACAGCACCTTACTTAATTTTGATGGGAGTTTTTGTGATGGGATTAGAAGTAGTTTCAGCTATCCAAGGAACAGAATTTTTACCATTTGCCATCGCATTGATATTACTTGGTATTGGTTGGAACTTTATGTATGTTGGAGGTACAAATCTCCTTGTGGAACAATACCATCCAGCGGAAAAAAATACAATCCAAGCTGTCAACGACACAATCGTATATTCGATCGCCATCTTATCCACATATAGCGCAGGGTATTTGGAACACAAAATAGGTTGGTTGTCACTTAATCTGGTGAGCATTCCATTTTTAGTTTTTGTCTCAATTGTGACAATTTATTACGTCATAACAAAAAGGAAGGTCATTCCACATGGATCATAA
- a CDS encoding class I SAM-dependent methyltransferase encodes MDHKEHWEIIYTEKQPNQVSWTQETPSISLQLIQNTNLPTSAKIIDVGGGESNLVDHLLELGYNHLSVLDISQNALNRCKQRLGESGKNIEWIVSDITLFQSEIKYDIWHDRAVFHFQTEPDTISKYKSNLINALNDNGQFIIGTFSDLGPKKCSGLEIKQYTEKTLTDTFSPEFSPIEFQREDHHTPFGTVQNFVFGRFQKK; translated from the coding sequence ATGGATCATAAAGAACATTGGGAGATCATTTACACAGAAAAACAACCGAACCAAGTCAGTTGGACTCAGGAAACTCCATCAATCTCCTTACAATTGATCCAAAATACAAATTTACCTACGTCAGCAAAAATCATTGATGTGGGTGGTGGAGAGTCCAATTTAGTAGATCATCTATTGGAACTTGGTTACAATCATCTATCAGTGTTAGACATTAGCCAAAATGCTTTAAACAGATGCAAACAAAGATTAGGTGAAAGCGGAAAAAATATTGAGTGGATTGTTTCTGACATCACTTTATTCCAATCCGAAATCAAATACGATATTTGGCATGACAGAGCAGTCTTTCATTTCCAAACAGAACCTGATACGATTTCAAAGTATAAATCGAATTTGATCAATGCTTTAAATGATAATGGCCAATTCATCATTGGAACCTTTAGTGATCTAGGTCCCAAAAAATGTAGTGGCCTTGAAATCAAACAGTATACGGAAAAAACTCTAACAGATACCTTTTCCCCAGAATTTTCACCAATTGAGTTCCAAAGGGAAGATCATCATACACCATTTGGGACAGTTCAAAATTTTGTCTTTGGTAGATTTCAAAAAAAATAA
- a CDS encoding acyl-CoA thioesterase, with translation MSSPNELSPKSPQESAVETRHVVLPNDANHYGTAFGGAIMSWIDLIAVMAAQRHSGREAVTVSIDRINFITPIQIGDHVNLKAMVNYVGTTSMEVGVQVNRENPYTGEMVRATTAYLSFVALDENKKPAPVPPLKLETDLEKRRFAEGKMRIEMAKEFAAKIKASRKIS, from the coding sequence GTGTCCTCTCCTAATGAATTATCCCCCAAGTCACCTCAAGAATCGGCTGTAGAAACTCGACATGTCGTTCTTCCAAACGATGCCAACCATTACGGAACTGCATTTGGTGGTGCAATTATGAGTTGGATCGATTTAATTGCGGTCATGGCCGCCCAAAGACATTCTGGTAGAGAAGCAGTGACTGTCAGCATTGATCGTATCAATTTTATAACACCCATCCAGATCGGAGATCATGTAAATTTAAAAGCTATGGTAAACTATGTAGGTACTACTTCGATGGAAGTGGGTGTGCAAGTGAATCGTGAAAATCCTTATACTGGAGAAATGGTGAGAGCTACTACCGCTTATCTTTCGTTTGTTGCATTAGATGAAAATAAAAAACCTGCTCCAGTACCTCCTTTAAAATTGGAAACGGATCTCGAAAAACGTCGGTTTGCAGAAGGAAAAATGCGTATTGAAATGGCTAAAGAATTTGCAGCGAAAATTAAAGCGAGTCGAAAGATCAGTTAG